From the Lolium rigidum isolate FL_2022 chromosome 2, APGP_CSIRO_Lrig_0.1, whole genome shotgun sequence genome, one window contains:
- the LOC124686359 gene encoding uncharacterized protein LOC124686359 yields MPTPAPHFVDEILEEIFLRLPTPAALARASIACPRFRRIITERSFLRRFRKRHPPPLLGFADKDGFHPAQAPHPSAPLARALADAADFTYSFVPKPSKGRWIPCDVRDGRVLLEDSLTWNGFSDLAVCDPLSRRHLLLPPIPEHLAGDRKERSHEIVPILAPTVDDEDEMLFKVICFGAYETNLVAFVFSSLTGQWCIAASPSWSSLGTTRPYDSRNFSWLGCRGLSCFDNVHGCLYSASPWMDKLLVLDTRTMEFSTISDRTGYHMQLRLLPGQSDEVLARNDMPYRKRPGQTRSLPRIVVGREGALEMFSLVGDHRPNGSFDLYHTSQHEHSEEWQLENIIPLPSQYDYFTLGAAEGFLFLGATTEDQLDDEDSPVRLSRTDWDVDYFSLDVRTSELAKVCRRKRQSFHYEYVYWYFGFPPSLSNPSI; encoded by the coding sequence ATGCCCACGCCGGCGCCGCATTTCGTCGACGAGATCCTGGAGGAGATCTTCCTTCGCttgcccaccccggccgcgctcgCCCGCGCGTCAATCGCCTGTCCCCGTTTCCGCCGCATCATCACCGAGCGCtccttcctccgccgcttccgcaaacgccacccgccgccgctcctcGGTTTCGCCGACAAAGATGGATTCCACCCCGCCCAGGCGCCTCACCCCTCCGCCCCGCTTGCTCGTGCCCTTGCCGACGCCGCCGATTTCACCTACTCCTTCGTCCCCAAGCCCAGCAAGGGGCGCTGGATACCGTGCGACGTCCGCGACGGCCGCGTCCTTCTCGAGGACAGCCTAACTTGGAACGGATTCAGTGACCTCGCGGTGTGCGATCCACTGTCCCGGCGCCACCTGCTGCTTCCGCCCATACCTGAGCACCTGGCAGGTGACCGGAAAGAGCGCTCTCATGAGATTGTGCCCATCCTCGCTCCCACtgttgatgatgaggatgagatgTTGTTCAAGGTGATATGCTTTGGTGCCTATGAAACCAACCTGGTCGCGTTTGTCTTCTCGTCCCTCACGGGGCAATGGTGTATAGCTGCATCCCCCAGCTGGAGCTCTCTGGGCACGACCCGCCCTTATGACTCTCGCAACTTCTCCTGGTTAGGATGCCGTGGCTTGTCTTGTTTCGACAACGTGCACGGATGCCTCTACTCGGCGTCGCCTTGGATGGACAAGTTGCTCGTGCTGGACACGCGAACAATGGAGTTCTCCACTATTAGCGATCGCACTGGCTATCATATGCAGCTCAGGCTTCTGCCTGGCCAGTCAGACGAAGTTCTCGCCAGAAACGATATGCCATATAGAAAGCGGCCTGGCCAGACCAGAAGCCTACCTCGCATTGTGGTGGGTAGAGAAGGAGCCCTTGAGATGTTTTCTCTTGTTGGTGATCACAGACCAAATGGCTCATTTGATCTCTATCATACCAGTCAGCATGAACATTCAGAGGAATGGCAGCTCGAGAATATCATCCCATTGCCCAGCCAGTATGACTATTTCACCTTAGGTGCAGCTGAGGGATTCTTATTTCTTGGAGCCACTACAGAAGATCAGCTGGATGATGAAGACTCCCCGGTGCGGTTGTCGAGGACTGACTGGGATGTAGATTATTTTTCGCTTGATGTCAGGACTTCTGAACTTGCAAAGGTCTGTAGGAGGAAGAGACAATCCTTCCATTATGAATATGTTTACTGGTACTTTGGCTTCCCTCCATCGTTATCAAACCCGAGTATATGA